The following are encoded in a window of Phaseolus vulgaris cultivar G19833 chromosome 3, P. vulgaris v2.0, whole genome shotgun sequence genomic DNA:
- the LOC137808034 gene encoding non-specific lipid transfer protein GPI-anchored 7 translates to MGGCKCLMSLVVVLALTMSLAEAQSGTSATCAQELIPCMDYLNSSTSTPPSSCCDPLKRTVENELACLCNLFYTPGLLQTFNISIDDALALSRRCGVTSDLTSCNNGAPSPGSSAPPATTGGDKGGAGKVTFSGISFLLMFWVSMLFN, encoded by the exons ATGGGAGGGTGCAAATGTTTGATGTCGTTGGTGGTGGTTTTGGCCTTGACGATGAGTTTGGCAGAGGCGCAATCTGGAACTAGCGCCACTTGCGCCCAAGAACTGATTCCATGCATGGACTACTTGAATTCCAGCACCAGTACCCCACCCAGTTCTTGCTGCGACCCACTCAAACGAACCGTCGAAAACGAGCTCGCTTGCCTCTGCAACCTTTTCTACACCCCTGGCCTGCTTCAAACTTTCAATATATCTATCGATGACGCTCTCGCTCTCAGTCGCCGCTGCGGCGTCACTAGTGATCTCACCAGCTGCAACAACGGTG CTCCATCTCCAGGTTCAAGCGCACCCCCAG CCACTACTGGAGGTGACAAAGGAGGAGCAGGCAAAGTGACATTCAGCGGGATTTCTTTCCTCCTCATGTTTTGGGTATCTATGCTGTTTAATTAA
- the LOC137808035 gene encoding 21 kDa protein-like, whose amino-acid sequence MATKLLWLSLLILNLVIHMSNTAESATTKLSNPKATTDFIKSSCKETRYPVACVQSLSGYGSKIGQSEEELVTTALAVSVSKTRSCASFLKKMEKVKGMKVKEYNAVRDCIENMDDSVERLNQSVKELGLLGKPKGKDFRWHMSNIQTWVSAAITDQDTCLDGFDGLHLGANFKAAIKPRVLDASQLTSNALALVNRFASKYRTTQTP is encoded by the coding sequence ATGGCAACAAAGCTACTGTGGCTTTCTCTGCTCATTCTAAATCTGGTCATTCACATGTCTAACACAGCAGAATCCGCAACTACGAAGCTATCCAACCCAAAGGCGACAACAGACTTCATCAAGTCCTCATGCAAGGAGACGCGCTACCCGGTGGCGTGCGTTCAAAGCCTCTCAGGCTACGGCAGCAAGATTGGGCAGAGCGAGGAAGAACTAGTGACCACTGCCCTGGCCGTGAGCGTATCAAAGACTCGATCGTGTGCATCGTTTCTTAAGAAGATGGAGAAGGTGAAGGGAATGAAAGTAAAAGAGTACAATGCGGTGCGAGATTGCATAGAGAACATGGATGATAGCGTGGAACGGCTTAACCAATCGGTGAAGGAGCTCGGCCTCCTGGGTAAGCCGAAGGGGAAGGATTTCCGGTGGCACATGAGTAATATTCAGACTTGGGTTAGTGCTGCTATCACTGATCAGGACACGTGTCTTGACGGCTTTGATGGGCTCCACCTTGGTGCTAATTTCAAGGCTGCCATTAAACCTAGGGTTCTGGATGCTTCTCAACTCACCAGTAATGCTCTTGCATTGGTTAATCGCTTTGCCTCCAAATACCGCACTACTCAGACGCCGTGA